A portion of the Acidimicrobiales bacterium genome contains these proteins:
- a CDS encoding DUF488 family protein, whose amino-acid sequence GTRVLVDRIWPRGLTKAKADLDEWCKVVAPSTELRKWYSHDPARFGEFTRRYRAELKDPDRSEAVDHLRSLARRRNLTLLTATKSPEISEAEVLAEMLRT is encoded by the coding sequence GGCACGCGGGTGCTGGTCGACCGGATCTGGCCCCGCGGGTTGACCAAGGCCAAGGCCGACCTCGACGAGTGGTGCAAGGTCGTGGCCCCCTCGACCGAGCTGCGCAAGTGGTACAGCCACGACCCGGCCCGGTTCGGGGAGTTCACCCGGCGCTACCGCGCCGAGCTAAAGGATCCGGACCGGTCCGAGGCGGTGGACCACCTACGGAGCCTGGCCAGGCGCCGGAACCTCACCCTGCTCACCGCCACCAAGTCCCCCGAGATCAGCGAGGCCGAGGTGCTGGCCGAGATGCTGCGCACGTGA
- a CDS encoding beta-phosphoglucomutase family hydrolase — protein sequence MTVLGLPPGAKACLFDLDGVLTQTAKVHAAAWKEMFDSYLQARAARSGEPFVAFDRVADYDAYVDGKPRADGTRSFLTARGIDLPEGAPNDPPGTETVHGLGNHKNEIVLRRIRSDGVAAYEGSVRYVRAVREAGLGRAVVSSSANCADVLVGAGIQDLFEARIDGLTAERDHLAGKPAPDMFLAGAAALGVRPANAAVFEDALVGVAAGRAGGFGCVVGVDRAGQADELKAHGADVVVADLAELLDVR from the coding sequence GTGACGGTCTTGGGGCTTCCACCCGGGGCCAAGGCATGTCTGTTCGACCTCGATGGTGTCCTCACCCAGACGGCGAAGGTGCACGCCGCCGCCTGGAAGGAGATGTTCGACTCCTACTTGCAGGCCCGGGCGGCAAGGAGCGGGGAGCCGTTCGTGGCGTTCGACCGGGTGGCCGACTACGACGCCTACGTGGACGGCAAGCCCCGCGCCGACGGGACCCGTTCCTTCCTGACCGCCCGGGGTATCGACCTGCCCGAAGGCGCTCCGAACGATCCGCCGGGGACGGAGACCGTGCATGGTCTGGGAAACCACAAGAACGAGATCGTGCTGCGCCGGATCCGATCCGACGGTGTGGCCGCCTACGAGGGTTCGGTTCGCTACGTCCGGGCCGTCCGCGAGGCCGGCCTGGGTCGTGCGGTGGTGTCCTCCAGTGCCAACTGCGCCGACGTGCTGGTGGGCGCCGGCATCCAAGACCTCTTCGAGGCGCGCATCGACGGCTTGACCGCCGAGCGGGATCATCTGGCGGGCAAGCCGGCGCCGGACATGTTCCTGGCCGGTGCCGCAGCCCTCGGTGTCCGACCAGCGAACGCGGCGGTGTTCGAAGACGCCCTGGTCGGGGTGGCGGCGGGTCGGGCCGGAGGCTTCGGCTGCGTGGTGGGGGTCGACCGGGCCGGCCAGGCCGACGAGCTCAAAGCCCATGGCGCCGACGTCGTGGTGGCGGACCTGGCCGAGCTGCTGGATGTCCGATGA